One stretch of Alcaligenes faecalis DNA includes these proteins:
- a CDS encoding autotransporter outer membrane beta-barrel domain-containing protein, whose translation MSAILKTLFNASVLLVASASAQAYQSETIHNKNGEAVFELRIFGTQDGPYSMFDPVNGAQSVFDLDDNAHLKIRGALSRWAEIVSLKPGYVPAIVNVGTVADWDARVTTDVTLDPASAGSLYLLLPQAALLNKLDSDQLKLPLAEVVVGPIDFESAALRPSQLPLNDQADYAAVMFHEFGHTMGMIGVAADKWGRGSETPYIRSRLTAWAQGLRDDNGNAARPGQAVLCSMCNNAYDPDAFDLRKDQGYFTGELVQEVLDGAMPGIPVRILIYAGKQPLGVDRDYMGHSELRNSLMSHQSYRNYTNMMEAELASLQDMGLQIDRRNFYGYSVYGDGLTLTSNNGFFARDSEGTAYLPGQYNQATQGVGLHIYGERNTLTQAADLLSAGPGGVGVRVDGSENTLIIPESTRIHAQGWYGRGLQFSYGREHTIVQRGEVRAEGEDGVAALFDFGNNAMGNFADGVEGGDYRGSWLWNYRGTLVPAEHLPVALQGALIKDYHLAGLLSGKKAAIQISRNAQVENINIMQGARIQGDILSDYSTRQNNGELFVTHVNFGQKADEQGRATLQADSDFRLRYDGNIQGADNLAVVIAGGESSLNGQHQLLGLRVDTGATLSGNSSYAINPEGNFSNHGTLSPGNSFGQMMIQGDFVQAPEGRILIEADTRQHDRIEVQGLAQLAGELKLQLQPDWYADGWSLSQSTVFQATQTQGGFDLLTASLNSPSLSVHVNNGGWSVSRQAAAYSPYAANPNAGAVGRSLEQASTDNQRPLASIYQALDFSSADGSEIGDALNQLSAGAYGAQLAASVRREQLVSEQLRQRPGLGKDGWQTFIQPFGGRYHWQLSSNDVDHRSQTYGVVFGAEHRAAGSDWSLGAHATANEQSLNIDAPYQAKSTLTGLGAGVHALYRADAREGWKGLAQVRMGLEQGKLNRRIAFSDYQANPKSDWTGHTFAAGVQTAYNWPLGEAGSIGPVLALDYLRYSRPGLSEEGDAGSRLQLDSTRAHSLQASLGLAVNQAWELKQGRRLQAEVSASWEQALLGRKQTQYAQFEASPQTGFDGRYARVDSHALALRAGLTLQSSERLRLGISAGTRLLGNSRADISGNVSLNWAF comes from the coding sequence ATGTCCGCGATCTTGAAAACCCTGTTCAATGCTAGTGTCTTGCTGGTGGCTTCGGCCAGCGCCCAAGCCTATCAGTCTGAAACGATCCACAACAAGAACGGGGAGGCCGTATTTGAACTGCGCATTTTCGGTACGCAGGATGGGCCTTACTCAATGTTTGATCCGGTCAATGGAGCACAGTCCGTTTTTGATTTGGACGATAATGCGCATCTGAAAATTCGAGGTGCACTCAGCCGCTGGGCAGAGATCGTGTCCTTGAAACCAGGGTATGTGCCTGCCATTGTGAATGTCGGCACAGTGGCAGACTGGGACGCCCGTGTAACTACCGATGTGACGCTTGATCCTGCCTCCGCTGGCTCGCTTTACCTGCTTCTGCCCCAGGCTGCCTTGCTCAATAAGCTGGACAGTGACCAGCTCAAACTCCCTCTGGCCGAGGTTGTGGTGGGCCCCATCGATTTTGAGAGCGCTGCACTTCGGCCCAGTCAGCTTCCCTTGAATGATCAAGCAGATTATGCGGCCGTCATGTTCCATGAGTTTGGTCATACGATGGGAATGATCGGTGTGGCCGCAGACAAATGGGGGCGAGGGTCGGAGACACCTTACATACGGTCAAGGCTGACAGCCTGGGCGCAGGGTTTGCGCGATGACAATGGCAATGCGGCTCGGCCCGGACAGGCGGTGCTGTGTTCAATGTGCAATAACGCTTACGATCCAGATGCGTTTGATCTGCGCAAGGACCAGGGCTATTTCACAGGTGAGCTTGTGCAGGAAGTGTTGGACGGTGCCATGCCTGGCATCCCGGTGCGGATCTTGATTTATGCGGGTAAGCAGCCGCTCGGTGTGGATCGCGATTACATGGGGCATTCGGAGCTGCGTAACAGTTTGATGAGCCACCAGTCTTATCGCAATTACACCAATATGATGGAAGCGGAGCTGGCATCCTTGCAGGATATGGGCTTGCAGATCGATCGGCGTAATTTCTATGGCTACTCCGTTTACGGCGATGGGCTCACACTGACGAGCAATAATGGCTTTTTCGCTCGTGATAGCGAAGGGACTGCTTATCTGCCGGGCCAATACAACCAGGCGACTCAAGGCGTGGGGTTGCATATTTATGGTGAGCGTAACACCCTGACCCAGGCGGCGGATTTGTTGAGCGCAGGTCCGGGCGGGGTCGGTGTCCGAGTGGATGGTAGCGAGAATACACTTATCATCCCCGAAAGTACTCGTATTCATGCACAAGGCTGGTATGGCCGTGGCCTGCAGTTCAGCTACGGTCGCGAGCACACGATTGTGCAGCGGGGTGAAGTACGCGCTGAGGGCGAAGATGGCGTCGCTGCGCTGTTTGACTTCGGCAATAATGCGATGGGCAATTTTGCGGATGGTGTTGAGGGCGGGGACTATCGTGGCTCCTGGCTCTGGAACTACCGAGGTACCCTGGTTCCTGCCGAGCATTTGCCTGTGGCTTTGCAGGGCGCACTGATCAAGGACTATCATTTAGCCGGTCTTTTGTCGGGCAAGAAAGCCGCTATCCAGATCTCCAGGAATGCCCAGGTTGAGAATATCAATATCATGCAGGGAGCCCGGATTCAGGGCGATATCCTGTCTGACTATTCCACTCGTCAAAACAATGGCGAGCTGTTTGTCACCCATGTGAATTTCGGGCAAAAAGCAGATGAACAAGGGCGCGCCACGCTACAGGCCGACTCTGATTTCCGTCTGCGTTACGACGGCAATATTCAGGGCGCGGACAATTTGGCCGTGGTGATTGCAGGGGGCGAAAGTTCGCTGAATGGCCAGCATCAGCTGCTCGGCCTGCGTGTGGATACGGGCGCTACCTTAAGTGGCAATAGCAGTTACGCCATCAACCCGGAAGGCAATTTCAGTAACCACGGCACCTTGAGTCCGGGAAACTCCTTTGGTCAGATGATGATTCAGGGGGATTTTGTTCAGGCCCCCGAAGGCCGCATTCTGATCGAGGCGGATACTCGCCAGCATGATCGTATTGAGGTTCAAGGACTGGCCCAGTTGGCCGGTGAATTGAAGCTGCAATTGCAGCCTGACTGGTATGCCGATGGCTGGTCCTTGAGCCAGAGCACGGTCTTTCAGGCCACACAGACCCAGGGTGGTTTTGATCTGCTGACAGCCAGCCTAAATTCGCCCAGCCTGAGCGTGCATGTGAATAACGGCGGCTGGTCGGTCAGCCGTCAGGCAGCGGCTTACTCGCCCTATGCCGCTAATCCGAATGCGGGTGCAGTAGGTCGCAGTCTGGAGCAGGCCTCCACTGACAATCAGCGTCCCTTGGCCTCTATCTACCAGGCTTTGGACTTCTCCAGCGCGGATGGCAGCGAGATTGGTGATGCTCTCAATCAATTAAGTGCCGGTGCTTACGGTGCTCAATTGGCTGCCAGCGTGCGTCGAGAGCAACTGGTGTCAGAGCAACTGCGTCAACGCCCTGGCCTGGGCAAGGACGGCTGGCAGACTTTTATCCAGCCTTTTGGTGGCCGTTATCACTGGCAGTTAAGCAGCAATGATGTAGACCACCGCAGTCAGACTTATGGTGTCGTGTTCGGTGCTGAACATCGCGCTGCCGGTAGTGATTGGAGCTTGGGTGCCCATGCGACTGCTAATGAGCAAAGTTTGAATATAGATGCCCCTTATCAGGCGAAAAGCACGTTGACGGGATTGGGTGCCGGTGTGCATGCCTTGTACCGTGCTGACGCTCGTGAGGGCTGGAAAGGTCTGGCACAAGTCCGTATGGGCTTGGAGCAGGGCAAGCTGAACCGACGCATCGCGTTTTCTGACTATCAGGCCAATCCCAAATCTGACTGGACTGGCCATACCTTTGCAGCGGGTGTTCAGACTGCCTATAACTGGCCTTTGGGCGAAGCAGGCAGCATAGGTCCGGTTCTGGCCTTGGATTATTTGCGTTACAGCCGCCCCGGTTTAAGTGAAGAGGGTGATGCGGGGAGTCGTTTGCAGTTGGATTCGACCCGTGCCCATTCCTTGCAAGCGTCGCTGGGTCTGGCTGTCAATCAGGCTTGGGAATTGAAGCAGGGCCGCCGTTTGCAGGCCGAGGTGTCCGCTTCCTGGGAACAGGCCTTGCTGGGCCGCAAACAGACACAGTACGCACAGTTTGAGGCTTCGCCACAGACAGGTTTTGATGGCCGCTATGCGCGTGTCGATAGCCATGCGCTGGCATTGCGGGCTGGTTTGACGCTACAAAGCTCCGAGCGTTTGCGTTTGGGTATTTCCGCAGGGACCCGTTTGCTGGGCAATAGCCGGGCGGATATCTCGGGGAATGTGTCGCTGAACTGGGCGTTCTAG
- a CDS encoding alkyl/aryl-sulfatase — protein sequence MAHAAIRTIMLAAVVSAGLSQAQAAPATKATQERHAQWMKTLPFDDTQDFKNAQRGLIYREPSLQIKGASGNVVWDLDSYKAFIKPDSAAPSTVHPGLWRMSQLNLLDGLYKVTDNIYQVRGYDLSNITFVRGTTGWIVFDVGTSTETAAAAYALLQKHVQAAPIKAIVYSHSHIDHYAGAKGLVDQAAVDSGQVQIIAPEGFVEHAISEGVIAGNAMKRRATYMYGAFLPRGPEHSVGSGLGMTNPLGSVSLIAPTRSVSKSGETLVVDGVEMVMQLTPGTEAPVEMNTYLPQFKAMWMAENTTNTMHNILSLRGTQVRDAREWANYINETIDLFGDSTEVKFQAHHWPVWGKEQVHDYLIKQRDLYKYIHDRSVNLMNKGYTGEEIAELIELPESLQKDWAARGYYGSLKHNARAVYQYYMGWYDGNPSSLDVLPPTAAGAKYVEYIGRDRLLQKAREDFDRGEYRWVAMVVKHLVFANAKDTEARQLLANSYEQLGYQAESGPWRSIYLQGALELRNGAPDLPVPPNNNADMLAALTPEMMFDLMAVRLDDDKVKDKELTVAFHFVDIDTTYTISIGNSVLNYSTRPGLPAQATMSVSLADFKLIQGKMLDWKTAMKTDRAKLQGAGRKFQEFAGLFEEPGLWFNIVTP from the coding sequence ATGGCACATGCAGCAATAAGAACGATCATGCTGGCGGCAGTAGTCAGTGCGGGTTTGAGTCAGGCACAGGCCGCGCCTGCCACGAAGGCAACTCAGGAGCGCCACGCTCAGTGGATGAAAACGCTCCCGTTTGATGACACCCAGGATTTCAAGAACGCCCAGCGCGGTTTGATTTACCGCGAACCCAGCTTGCAGATCAAAGGTGCGAGCGGCAACGTGGTGTGGGATCTGGATTCCTACAAGGCTTTCATCAAGCCCGATAGCGCTGCACCCAGCACGGTGCATCCAGGCTTGTGGCGCATGTCGCAGCTGAACCTGCTCGATGGCCTGTACAAGGTGACGGACAATATTTATCAGGTGCGGGGCTATGACTTGTCCAACATCACCTTTGTACGCGGCACAACGGGCTGGATTGTGTTCGATGTGGGCACCTCTACTGAAACGGCCGCTGCCGCGTATGCCTTGCTGCAAAAGCATGTGCAGGCAGCGCCCATCAAGGCGATTGTCTACAGCCATTCCCACATAGACCATTACGCGGGGGCCAAGGGGCTGGTAGATCAGGCCGCAGTGGATTCAGGGCAGGTACAGATCATTGCGCCTGAAGGTTTTGTGGAGCATGCCATCAGCGAAGGGGTGATCGCAGGCAATGCCATGAAGCGTCGCGCGACTTATATGTATGGTGCCTTCTTGCCGCGCGGTCCGGAGCACAGCGTGGGTTCGGGGCTGGGCATGACCAATCCGCTGGGTTCCGTCTCCCTGATTGCGCCCACCCGTTCGGTATCCAAGTCCGGCGAGACGCTGGTGGTGGATGGCGTGGAAATGGTCATGCAACTGACACCGGGCACCGAGGCCCCGGTGGAAATGAATACCTATCTGCCGCAGTTCAAAGCCATGTGGATGGCCGAGAACACCACCAACACCATGCACAATATTCTGTCCTTGCGCGGCACGCAGGTGCGAGATGCCAGGGAATGGGCCAACTACATCAATGAAACGATTGATCTGTTTGGCGATAGCACGGAAGTGAAGTTTCAGGCGCACCACTGGCCTGTGTGGGGCAAGGAGCAGGTTCACGATTACCTGATCAAGCAGCGTGATCTGTACAAGTACATCCACGATCGCAGTGTAAACCTGATGAACAAGGGCTATACCGGCGAAGAAATTGCCGAGCTGATCGAGCTGCCCGAGTCCCTGCAAAAAGACTGGGCGGCGCGCGGGTATTACGGTTCGCTCAAGCACAATGCGCGGGCGGTGTATCAGTACTACATGGGCTGGTATGACGGCAATCCGTCCAGTCTGGATGTCTTGCCACCCACGGCAGCGGGGGCGAAGTATGTGGAATACATAGGGCGTGATCGGCTGCTGCAAAAAGCCCGGGAAGACTTTGATCGTGGTGAATACCGTTGGGTGGCCATGGTGGTGAAGCATCTGGTCTTTGCCAATGCCAAAGATACGGAAGCGCGCCAATTGCTGGCCAATAGCTACGAGCAACTGGGTTATCAGGCCGAGTCCGGGCCGTGGCGTTCCATCTACCTGCAAGGGGCTTTGGAACTGCGCAATGGTGCGCCGGATCTGCCTGTGCCCCCGAATAACAATGCCGATATGCTGGCCGCACTGACGCCAGAGATGATGTTTGATTTGATGGCCGTGCGTCTGGACGATGATAAGGTCAAAGACAAGGAGCTGACGGTTGCGTTCCACTTTGTGGATATAGATACGACCTACACCATCAGCATTGGCAATTCGGTACTCAATTACAGTACGCGCCCCGGTTTGCCAGCTCAGGCCACCATGTCAGTTAGCCTGGCGGATTTCAAGCTGATTCAAGGCAAGATGCTGGACTGGAAAACGGCCATGAAAACGGATCGTGCCAAGCTGCAAGGGGCGGGTCGCAAGTTCCAGGAATTTGCAGGCCTGTTTGAGGAACCCGGCTTGTGGTTCAACATCGTGACGCCTTGA
- a CDS encoding BTAD domain-containing putative transcriptional regulator: protein MIVLGLLGPFRFIVDQVDRTALLSYDKVKLLAAVLCLAQGKVLQRERLAQMLWPDLTRDKALSRLRHALHVLRKALGEQAACLVANAEGAMAFKPECVQVDVLEFLLADAPQAARLAQRLSLYVGPFLDAIQSPDTEVFISWRQSWEDRLALALLSLRARLFEQLVQARQLDQALALAQEWVQQAPEQEIYHRLLISALMQRGDRQAALQAYAHCEQALRQYLGVRPDPETRRLAEAQWPVAASKIPPNSAQAHRTVATLALALSWLPADGSEAHLDGDLVPDQAVAYLESWHEQLLDILRQHGAWVSQSSGSTLLAHFGWPHAQSEPVNRAVELACVIRALRTPPGISIGQVVHVSLALVDEQQVNTHSLFGQLVMPLVWKAKHGEILLSAQAVARMADWQINQHRGPEGVYFSLGEGKWMNDPLYGCQPEFEQLVAQWQQCSRQSHKAAYRIHGDLGSGKSRLAEALRSYIVRDGGQPLLIDFSRQDVLEGVREMMQARLDEGSGPQDLPLALSQCLHAWFGVSDADWDQVLQEAHHLNTEDAQAVPDPCRLLLAAVQAFTSQNRPVLVILDHVDALDAAYQNSLAAIWSAVQKQPAGALLLILSRQAQLALDFAQSMALRRLSEPDVGKAMSFYARGKRLSPDANTQIRGQRLSNPMLIKDTLHLQRFGMPLDYLPRLADRLLLDLEQLDADSRCVLLMTVLWERATPAGLAQACNLPLPVVEQSWISLLDKGLLQQDGQGQILCAPLMRSALRRLIAKEENKALYGKLAHSLIQMQQAEEEIAACLAQAQSAQAAIWWRKAIDTSLRSGDNLQAAEQLSQVLSSLQYMNDVQLRRQYERDSYVTLGALEISRGGPAAMPVSQAYEQAAGRSEGGEDDLPVLWGQWVMLHGAGKLPESLAHAKQLQEQSRRQGQSAWYGWGLYAEAQYLFWKGRVQQAELALDEALRALAYEQPVPAMDAALGHHCPALVHSLLGLTQVLQGRFEQGVANARHAQLLASQSQSRISAVIAEIQMLRILYLQGDLEMLAGRSQALLALLQPVLPGSVWCAVAETYVLYCRLVKGEETGPELARLVALLPEFARSMPLATDAFLCIVARCYLAQGEMERASQTLDQVCQIAQERASTLYLPEVDCLRGDLAWVRSDRQQAQLCWAQAQQEVLRSGLYAYEGWIRHRRERLPDLAARSVWIQRQPG from the coding sequence ATGATCGTGCTAGGTTTGCTGGGCCCATTCCGCTTTATTGTCGATCAGGTGGATCGCACTGCATTGCTTAGCTATGACAAGGTCAAACTGCTGGCTGCGGTGTTGTGCCTGGCGCAAGGCAAGGTGCTGCAGCGCGAGCGGCTGGCACAAATGCTTTGGCCCGATCTGACACGCGACAAGGCGTTATCGCGCTTGCGCCATGCCTTGCATGTGCTGCGCAAGGCCCTGGGCGAGCAGGCTGCTTGTCTGGTCGCCAATGCCGAAGGCGCAATGGCGTTCAAGCCTGAGTGCGTACAGGTGGATGTGCTGGAGTTTCTGCTGGCCGATGCCCCGCAGGCTGCCCGCCTTGCGCAACGTTTGAGCCTGTATGTCGGTCCCTTTCTGGACGCGATTCAATCCCCCGATACCGAAGTTTTTATTTCCTGGCGACAAAGCTGGGAAGATCGTCTTGCCCTGGCATTGCTCAGCTTGCGCGCCCGCCTTTTTGAGCAGCTCGTGCAGGCTCGCCAGCTGGATCAGGCGCTTGCACTGGCGCAGGAGTGGGTGCAACAAGCCCCCGAGCAGGAGATCTATCACCGCCTCTTGATCAGTGCCCTGATGCAAAGAGGGGACAGGCAGGCCGCCTTGCAAGCCTATGCTCATTGTGAGCAGGCTTTGCGTCAGTATCTGGGCGTACGTCCCGACCCGGAAACCCGCCGTCTGGCCGAAGCCCAATGGCCGGTCGCGGCAAGCAAGATACCCCCTAACTCTGCTCAGGCCCATCGCACGGTTGCCACGCTGGCCCTGGCCCTGTCCTGGTTGCCAGCAGATGGCTCCGAGGCGCATCTGGATGGCGATCTGGTGCCGGATCAGGCTGTGGCATATCTGGAGTCCTGGCACGAGCAATTGCTGGATATTTTGCGTCAGCACGGGGCCTGGGTAAGTCAGTCCAGCGGGTCCACCTTGTTGGCTCACTTTGGTTGGCCACATGCGCAGTCCGAGCCTGTAAATCGGGCGGTTGAACTGGCTTGTGTGATTCGTGCCTTGCGAACGCCGCCGGGAATCAGCATTGGTCAGGTAGTGCATGTCAGCCTGGCTTTGGTGGACGAACAGCAGGTCAATACACATAGCCTGTTCGGGCAGTTGGTCATGCCTTTGGTGTGGAAGGCCAAACATGGCGAGATTCTGCTGAGCGCTCAGGCCGTTGCTCGTATGGCGGATTGGCAGATCAACCAACACCGTGGCCCGGAGGGTGTGTATTTCAGCTTGGGAGAGGGGAAGTGGATGAACGATCCCCTGTACGGTTGTCAGCCCGAGTTCGAGCAACTGGTGGCGCAATGGCAGCAGTGCAGCCGTCAGTCCCACAAAGCCGCCTACAGAATTCACGGTGATCTGGGTTCGGGCAAATCCCGTTTGGCCGAGGCCTTGCGCAGCTACATTGTGCGCGATGGCGGACAGCCCTTGCTGATTGATTTCTCGCGGCAGGATGTGCTGGAAGGCGTGCGCGAGATGATGCAGGCTCGTCTGGATGAAGGGAGCGGCCCCCAGGACTTGCCCCTTGCTTTAAGTCAGTGCCTGCATGCCTGGTTTGGAGTGTCTGATGCCGATTGGGATCAGGTGCTGCAAGAGGCTCACCATCTGAATACGGAAGACGCCCAGGCGGTGCCCGATCCGTGCCGTTTGCTGCTGGCGGCGGTGCAGGCCTTTACCAGTCAGAACCGGCCTGTGCTGGTGATTCTGGACCATGTGGATGCGCTGGATGCCGCTTATCAAAACAGCTTGGCGGCAATATGGAGCGCAGTGCAAAAGCAGCCTGCCGGGGCCTTGTTATTGATCCTGTCGCGCCAGGCTCAGTTGGCTTTGGACTTTGCTCAAAGCATGGCTTTGCGCCGATTGTCCGAGCCGGATGTGGGCAAGGCGATGAGCTTTTATGCACGCGGCAAGCGTCTGTCTCCGGACGCGAACACGCAGATTCGCGGTCAGCGTTTAAGCAATCCCATGCTGATCAAAGACACGCTGCATTTGCAGCGCTTTGGCATGCCGCTGGATTATTTGCCACGTCTGGCAGACCGCTTGCTGTTGGATCTGGAGCAACTCGATGCAGACAGCCGCTGTGTGCTGTTGATGACTGTGTTGTGGGAACGTGCCACGCCTGCGGGTTTGGCACAGGCCTGCAATTTGCCTTTACCCGTTGTAGAGCAATCCTGGATCAGCCTGCTGGACAAAGGCTTGTTGCAGCAAGACGGTCAGGGCCAGATACTGTGTGCCCCCTTGATGCGTTCCGCTTTGCGCCGTTTGATTGCCAAGGAAGAAAACAAGGCTTTGTACGGCAAGCTTGCCCATAGCCTGATTCAAATGCAGCAGGCGGAAGAAGAAATTGCCGCTTGTCTGGCGCAGGCTCAAAGCGCGCAAGCGGCTATCTGGTGGCGCAAGGCCATTGATACTTCGCTGCGCAGTGGTGACAACCTGCAAGCGGCAGAGCAGTTGTCGCAGGTCTTGAGCAGCCTGCAATACATGAATGATGTGCAGTTGCGCCGTCAGTACGAGCGTGACAGCTACGTCACCTTGGGGGCGCTGGAAATCAGCCGTGGCGGGCCTGCTGCCATGCCCGTGTCGCAAGCTTACGAGCAGGCGGCCGGACGCAGTGAGGGCGGCGAGGATGATTTGCCTGTGTTGTGGGGCCAATGGGTGATGCTGCACGGCGCTGGCAAGCTGCCGGAAAGTCTGGCTCATGCCAAGCAATTGCAGGAACAGTCCCGGCGTCAGGGCCAAAGCGCCTGGTACGGCTGGGGCCTGTATGCCGAAGCGCAATATCTGTTCTGGAAAGGCCGTGTGCAACAGGCCGAGTTGGCCCTGGACGAGGCGCTGCGTGCCCTGGCTTACGAGCAACCCGTTCCGGCCATGGATGCGGCCTTGGGCCATCATTGCCCGGCTTTGGTGCACAGCCTGTTGGGTTTGACTCAGGTGCTGCAGGGACGCTTTGAGCAGGGTGTAGCCAATGCCCGCCATGCGCAGCTCCTGGCCAGCCAAAGTCAGTCGCGCATTTCGGCGGTGATTGCAGAGATTCAGATGCTGCGCATTCTGTATCTGCAAGGCGATCTGGAGATGCTGGCGGGGCGTAGTCAGGCTTTGCTGGCCTTGTTGCAGCCTGTCCTGCCCGGTAGTGTCTGGTGTGCGGTTGCCGAGACCTATGTGCTGTATTGCCGTCTGGTTAAAGGCGAGGAAACCGGGCCTGAGCTGGCCCGTTTAGTCGCCTTGTTGCCCGAGTTTGCACGCAGCATGCCATTGGCGACGGATGCGTTCTTGTGCATTGTGGCGCGCTGTTATCTGGCCCAAGGCGAGATGGAACGAGCCAGTCAGACGCTGGATCAGGTGTGTCAGATTGCGCAGGAACGGGCTTCGACCTTGTATCTGCCCGAAGTGGATTGCTTGCGCGGAGATCTGGCCTGGGTACGCTCCGATCGCCAACAAGCACAGCTTTGCTGGGCACAGGCCCAGCAAGAAGTCCTGCGCAGCGGCTTGTACGCCTATGAAGGCTGGATCCGGCATCGGCGCGAGCGCCTGCCCGATCTGGCGGCTCGCAGTGTGTGGATCCAGCGCCAGCCCGGTTAG
- a CDS encoding long-chain-fatty-acid--CoA ligase, which yields MLGMMMNTPLLVSSILRHAANYHADREVVSQTVEGHIHRYTYTELSKRSQQLANALKKMGLQHGDRVGTLAWNGYRHLELYYGVSGSGLVCHTINPRLFQDQIGYIIEHADDSVLFADLNFMPILEALADQLSKLKAVVIMTDEAHMPKSDLLPNLKCYETLIAAESDHFDWPVFDENTASGLCYTSGTTGNPKGVLYSHRSTILHAFALSMPDALCLSASDTITPIVPMFHVNAWGLPYAALMVGAKLVLPGPKLDGASLHTLFENEGVTMTAGVPTVWLGLLDWMQANGKTFSSLQRLVIGGSSAPPVMITRFQKLGVKVRHAWGMTETSPVGLAAALLPKHESLPDNEKLKLLAKQGRPLFGVEFRVDGDDGQPIARDGKMFGAMMVRGPWIAGSYFNSNDTSAHTADGWFNTGDVVTIDQDGFIQIVDRTKDVVKSGGEWISSIELENIAQAHPAIKEAAVVAKPDERWGERPVLVVQLQDDATFTKQDMIDLFTEQVSKWSIPDELIVVDELPHTATGKLLKTAIRKLIQEDLDKLAAQNKAV from the coding sequence ATGCTTGGCATGATGATGAATACCCCACTGCTAGTATCATCCATACTGCGTCACGCAGCGAACTACCACGCAGACCGAGAGGTCGTCTCGCAAACCGTTGAAGGTCATATTCATCGGTACACCTATACCGAGCTTTCCAAGCGCAGCCAGCAACTGGCCAATGCGCTGAAAAAAATGGGCCTGCAACATGGCGACCGTGTCGGCACCCTGGCCTGGAACGGCTACCGCCACCTGGAGCTGTATTACGGCGTGTCGGGCTCGGGCCTGGTGTGTCACACCATCAACCCGCGTCTGTTTCAGGATCAAATCGGCTACATCATTGAGCACGCGGACGATAGCGTACTGTTTGCCGACCTGAACTTCATGCCGATTCTGGAAGCTCTGGCCGATCAGTTGTCCAAGCTGAAAGCCGTGGTCATCATGACTGACGAAGCCCACATGCCCAAGTCGGACTTGCTGCCCAACCTGAAGTGCTATGAAACGCTGATTGCCGCCGAGTCCGATCATTTCGACTGGCCCGTGTTTGATGAAAACACGGCCTCCGGCCTGTGCTACACCTCCGGCACTACGGGCAACCCCAAAGGCGTGCTCTACAGCCATCGCTCCACTATTTTGCATGCCTTTGCCTTGAGCATGCCCGATGCCCTGTGTCTGTCGGCCTCCGACACCATCACCCCCATCGTGCCCATGTTCCACGTCAATGCCTGGGGCCTGCCCTATGCGGCCTTGATGGTGGGCGCCAAATTGGTCCTGCCTGGCCCGAAACTGGACGGTGCCAGCCTGCACACCTTGTTTGAAAACGAAGGCGTCACCATGACAGCCGGTGTGCCTACCGTCTGGCTGGGTCTGCTGGACTGGATGCAAGCCAATGGCAAAACCTTCAGCAGCCTGCAACGCCTGGTAATTGGCGGCTCGTCTGCGCCTCCGGTCATGATTACCCGCTTCCAGAAGCTGGGCGTGAAAGTGCGCCACGCCTGGGGCATGACGGAAACCAGTCCTGTCGGTCTGGCGGCTGCTCTGCTGCCCAAGCACGAGTCCTTGCCTGACAACGAGAAACTCAAGCTGCTGGCCAAACAAGGTCGTCCGCTATTCGGGGTCGAGTTCCGGGTGGATGGCGACGATGGTCAGCCCATTGCCCGCGACGGCAAGATGTTTGGTGCCATGATGGTGCGCGGTCCCTGGATTGCAGGCTCTTACTTCAATAGCAATGACACCTCGGCCCACACCGCAGATGGCTGGTTCAATACGGGCGACGTGGTCACCATTGATCAGGATGGTTTTATTCAGATCGTGGACCGAACCAAGGACGTGGTGAAATCCGGTGGCGAATGGATCAGCTCCATCGAGCTGGAAAACATTGCTCAGGCTCACCCGGCTATCAAGGAAGCGGCTGTCGTGGCCAAACCCGACGAGCGCTGGGGCGAGCGTCCAGTGCTGGTGGTACAGCTGCAAGACGATGCCACCTTCACCAAACAGGACATGATTGATCTGTTTACGGAACAAGTCTCCAAATGGAGCATTCCTGACGAACTGATCGTGGTGGATGAACTGCCCCATACCGCCACCGGCAAGCTGCTGAAAACCGCTATTCGCAAGCTGATCCAAGAGGATCTGGACAAGCTGGCAGCACAAAACAAAGCGGTTTAA